The Clostridium aceticum genomic interval GAATCTCGATATTTCCTTCCTTATCTAGCTTTCCATAGATAAAATACTGGCGCTCTTCCTCCATAACATCTCTCTTTTTCTTGCCCATAGCCCTTCTAACTAAATCACTTCTACTATAACTATATCCTGCTAAATCTCTTACAACCCTCAATAGTGATAGGTAAGACTTTGATGTTATCTCCACCTTTTCCCCCACTCCACACCGTACATGAGAGTTTCCTGCTCATACGGCGTTCCATCGAAACACTAACAATCTGAATAATTAACGTTAAGATTTAATCAAGATTAATTTGATAATTATGCGACCTTTATTTCACTTTCTTACATACTCCACAATCTCTGCTTCACTCCATTGTTTGATGTCTTTTATTGTATAAGAGTTGCTACCTCTAGTTGTACTCCCTCTATTTGTCTTTATTGTCCTATAAGCTAATAGGATATTTTCTTCACTGATGATAATTTCATATAATTTGTAGAAGTTTTCCTCTCTCTTAGCTCTAGCATAAAGATTATCAAATGTTTTCTGCGTACCGTAATATTCATTGTATCTCAATGTATCCTTTTTCTTTTTCTCTTGATTTTCTCTTATCAAAGTCACGTCCCATCAAAGTTAATTTGACAGTACATTCTCTTAGTCATACTCGAACCTTTGAAATTATCATTTCGATAATAACGTTATATTTTGATTGTTAATCATTCCGACTAAAGCCCATCCCTCCACGACTTATTATCACCGCTTCTTCGGTACTATGGCTTCACTATCCCTTGGATTAAGATAAGTTATAGTTATCTTTCAACCTTTCCTTATCAACATTTCATCAGAATCGAATTTCTTCCCTGTTCCAAGCTTTCCACGTTCCCATAACTCTAGCTTTACATATATCCTTAGGTGCTTCCTTTAAGCCCGTCAGCTTGATAGTGCCTGTAACACTATAGGGTCTTTCATAAAGCAAAATCTTACTCAACCCCACTGACACCCCACAAGAGGCTGTAGCATTTCTACTACTCAGAACTCAGGACCCGTACATTCGGAAGTTCGTCAGTATTTATGAATACATTCTCACCATAGATATTTTATAGCCTCTAGGTCTATCAGTTACAACATATACCTCTATATGTTTTTCCTCAGCATCCCTACTTGAGTCATAGCTTCTCTGTTAGGGCAACCTTCAACCTGCCTTACCCAGCTTCATACAATCGAGTATTCGACCTCTCATGCATGTGGGGACTATTAGAGAGAGCATTTCGGGGCGTTACTCCTTCATTCTACTCTTCCAGTTATGAGTTCAACTGAATTGATTCAGTTGTCACATCCTCGGTATTACTACCTTTCTGCGAAACGTGTCGCACTGACCTGCTCCTGATACACTAAACATCCATAAGTAACCTCCATAATCGGCTTTAACTTTTCATGTAGATACTCTATTTTTGAAGGATCGTTTTTATAAGCGATATACTTTGGAATGGAATCCATTGGCCCTGGTCTAAAAAGAGAGATTCCAGCGATAATATCTTCTATAGAATCGGGTTTAAGTTCCTTCATAAACTGAATCATACCAGCACTTTCCAGTTGGAATAGTCCTAAAGTTTCTCCTCTACTAATGATCTCAAACACTTTTTTGTCTTTATATTCACAGGAGGAAAAATCTATTTTTTTATCATGATTTTTTTCAATCAAGTCAATGGCATCTCGAATCACTGTTAGTGTCCGTAATCCAAGAAAGTCCATTTTTAGCAAACCCAACTCTTCTAAATTACCCATAGTAAACTGAGTGGTTACACTTTTATCATGCATATATAAAGGAACATATTCATCTAAGGCTTTTTTAGAAATCACCACGCCAGCAGCATGGGTAGAGGCATGTCTAGGTAATCCTTCTAGTTTTTTAGCTATTTCAATTAAATATCTGGCTTCCTCATCCTCATGATAAATTTGTTTCAACTGAGGATTGACCTCCAGTGCTTTATCAATGGTCATACCTATAGCAAAAGGGATTTGCTTTGCGATTTGATCCACCTTATTATAAGGCATATTAATCACTCTACCTACATCTCTAATAGCAGCCCGTGCCGCCATAGTTCCAAAGGTGATGATCTGCGCCACCTTTTCGCTGCCATATTTTTTCTTTACATAATCAATGACTTCTTCACGACGTTCATAACAGAAATCTATATCAATATCTGGCATACTTATTCTTTCTGGATTTAGGAAACGTTCGAAGATAAGATTGTAACGAATAGGATCGATATCGGTGATACCCAAAGTGTAGGCTACAATACTCCCGGCGGCACTTCCACGGCCTGGACCTACTGGAATATGATGGTCTTTAGCATACTTTATAAAGTCCCACACAATAAGAAAATATTCGGCATAACCCATTTTCTCTATTACCTTAAGTTCATACTCTAATCGGTCCTTCAATGCCTGCGCAGGATGATGGTAGCGATTATTTAATCCTTCATAGCATAGTTCCTTTAAATATTGTTGTACACTATATCCCTCTGGTGTATCATATTGCGGCAGATGGATGGCATTAAAGTCAAATTCTACGTTACACCTTTCTGCAATTTTTACTGTATTTGCTAAAGCCTCCTGTGCATAAGGAAATAATTCTCTCATCTCCTGAGGAGTTTTTAAATAAAATTCATCATTTGGAAACTTCATTCTTTCTTGATCTTCTTGAATCTTACCCGTCTGGATACATAACAAAATATCATGGGCTTCAGCATCTTCTTTATGAATGTAATGTACATCATTGCTTGCTACCAAGGGAATACCCGTCTCTTTGCTAAGTTTTACCAACTGGACATTTACTTCCTTTTGTTCCTGCAGTCCATGATCCTGCAACTCTAAATAAAAGTTATTTTCCCCATAAATCCCTTGCAACTTTAATGCTATTTCCTTTGCTTTAGCATATTGACTATTTAGCAGACATTGTTGAATATCTCCTGCTAGACAAGAACTTAAAGCAATTAAGCCTTTGCTATACTTTTCTAGCTCTTCATAATCCACTCGCGGCTTATAATAGAAACCATATAAATAAGAATGGGATACTAATTTGATAAGGTTTTGATATCCTTCCATATCTTTTGCTAATAAAACCAGATGTCCTTGATACTTATCTTTATTGGGATCTTTATCCCGCATTCCTCTTGCAGCAGTATAAACTTCGCAGCCTATAATCGGCTTAATACCCTTCTTCATAGCTGCTTTATAGAACTCTACTACACCAAACATAGTTCCATGATCAGTGATAGCAATAGCCTCCATATCTAATTCCTTTGCCCGATCCATCACCTTATGAATTGTAGTAAAACCGTCTAATAAACTGTATTCCGTATGAAGGTGTAGATGAACAAAGGCTGCTGGCATAGAATGATTGCTTCTTGAATCCACAGTGACCTCCCTCCCTTCCTCATGTGAAGATACTCAATGCTTTTCATAATATAAATTTACAACTTTCCTTCTATAATTTTATCATATGTACATAAATTTTACTGTTTTTTATCTTATTTTCTAATCGAGGGCATTAACTTAAGTTAATTATTTCCAAAACCCTTCTCAATTTGTCATCCTGAGCATAGCGAAGGATCTTGAAGTAGCGAACAATTTTCTTAATTATAAGATCCTTCGACTTCGCTTCGCTCCCCTCAGGATGACAACTCATGGCTTAAGTTAACCCTAATGAACTTCTAATAAGAGTATTTGGCCATTTCTCTAAAGATAAAGATAATTGGCAAAGTTTCGATTTTATGTTACACTAAAATTATGATAGTTTTTTAACAAGTGCGTCTATAGCGCTACAGATGATGTAAGTTCACTGTTTTATATACAAGTTTGTTTAACTAATAGCATCTTAAAATCGCAATGTAAAGTCAGCGAAGTGATCGAAGGGGGAAAAATGTTGAGTACTTTAATTGTTGCTTGTAAAACTATTTCTGATGAACTAAATATGGCCATCGAAGAAACCGATTGCAAATATCCAGTCTTGTGGATAGAATCTGGATTGCATCTAGTTCCTGATTCTTTAAAAAAACGATTGCAAGAAGAATTAAATCATATATCTAATGTGGATCGAGTTTTGATGGCTTTTGGTTTTTGTGGAAATTCTCTTCTAGGCATTACTGCACCCACCTATCCCATCATCTTTCCGCGGGTAGATGATTGTATCACATTACTTTTAGGCTCCTGTCAGAAACGCAAGGAAATTTCCGACGAAATGGGTACTTATTTTCTTACACAGGGTTGGCTAAATTTTGAAAAAAACATCTGGGTGGAATATCAAGAAACGGTGAATCGTATGGGCAAAGCGAGAGCTGATAGAATATTTAAAACAATGCTTCAACATTATAAAAGATTAGGCGTTATAGAAACTGGTGCGTATGATCTAGAGGATTTCTTGAATACTACGAAGCTTATAGCAGATGACTTAAACTTAGTTCACGAAACCATCCCCGGCAGTCTACACTATATGAAAAAACTCTTAACTGGTCCATGGGATGAAGAATTTGTTACGATTCATCCTGGAGAAACCGTTTCACTTTCTCACCTAAAGGTTCAAACCTATGTAAATAGTTGATAGATAATGAAAGCCCCTATATCCTCCGTTGTTTATCTCGGAAAATATAAGGGCTTTTAAAAATTTCTTATTTCTGTGATACTTCAATAAAATTTAGTTACTTTCCCCTACATTGGTCATAGCTCTTTCTTTTCGCAAGGTTAATAAACATAGCACTACACCACCAGCTAAAATTCCAATCCCAGCAATAATAAAAGAAAATCTTCCTGTACTGATGTCAAATAATCCTTCTATAAAAGATAAAACAAAGGGAGACACGAACTGTCCTAAGCTCATGGCACTGGTTACAACAGCAATTGCCAATGTCGTTGTAGACTTTTGGGTAATCTCCGCAATCTTAATCATTAACGCAGGCATGGCGGTTCCAAACCCTGTGCCTATGATAAGAGCAGCTATTAAAATTAGATTAAGACCTTGAGGATAGCTTATTATCAAGAAACCGATTCCTGTCATCACAACACTAACGGGAATAACAAATCCCTTTAAACACGCAGCGACTTTTCCAAAGATTATACCTGCCACCAGTCCCCCTACTGTCATAAGGGTAATTGCTACTCCTGAAGAAGCGGCATTTCCCAAACCTTCTTCTGTAATTACCATAGCCGTATTGGTGAAAAAGGAAAAAACCAATAAGGAATATACAAATGTAGCTAATGCAATAACATGGATTGGAGCACCTAAAGGTACTTTTTCAGTACTTACGTGCTGAGATTGTTCTGGGTTTGGCAGTTTGAAAAATGTTATTACAAGTACTCCCGCTCCTATTAAATAGACTAAAAATACATAGTGCCAGTCTATAGTACTTAAAAAGCCAGCAGCCAGGCTGGTTACAATGGCGCCAGTATTTACAACAGCACTTTGTAATCCCATCATAGCTGCCCTTTCTTCCCCATCAAAAAAGTCTGCAATCAGTCCTGTAGCCAAAGGTAGGATAAAGCCCATACCAATACCTAAAACCCCTCTTAATACCAGTATCAAAGTTAGGGTGTTGACAAAACTAGGACCTACTCCTCCAATTAGAAATAACGAAATTCCCATAAATAAAAGCTTTCTCTTACTTATAAAGCTGGATAATCTACCGCACAGCAAGGTGAAAGGTATCACCAACAGTGCTGGTAAAGAAACAATCAACTTAATTGTATTAGGATCTGCACTTGGAAATGCCAGACTTATATCTCCAAGAGCCACTGATGCTGATGTCACCGTCAATGGTAATAGCGATATGGATAATACTGCTATTTTTAACATTGCATTTTTCATAATTATAAACCCATCCTTTTCTATAAATTTCCCCCAATTTTAAGCACTAAAAAGGATATAGTAGAAATTCTTTGTAACTGTCGAAACTATTACTATGAATGTATTTTAGAATGATCCAGCTGAATTTCTTAAGAGATAGTTATCCTCTCTTTTATAGCTACACACCTTTACGTCTTAGTTATAGCATCATCAGCTATAAACTTCGTCCCTGGCTAAAAAATAACCAAGGACGAAGTCATAGCCTTAAAATATTAA includes:
- a CDS encoding MFS transporter, which produces MKNAMLKIAVLSISLLPLTVTSASVALGDISLAFPSADPNTIKLIVSLPALLVIPFTLLCGRLSSFISKRKLLFMGISLFLIGGVGPSFVNTLTLILVLRGVLGIGMGFILPLATGLIADFFDGEERAAMMGLQSAVVNTGAIVTSLAAGFLSTIDWHYVFLVYLIGAGVLVITFFKLPNPEQSQHVSTEKVPLGAPIHVIALATFVYSLLVFSFFTNTAMVITEEGLGNAASSGVAITLMTVGGLVAGIIFGKVAACLKGFVIPVSVVMTGIGFLIISYPQGLNLILIAALIIGTGFGTAMPALMIKIAEITQKSTTTLAIAVVTSAMSLGQFVSPFVLSFIEGLFDISTGRFSFIIAGIGILAGGVVLCLLTLRKERAMTNVGESN
- a CDS encoding DUF1638 domain-containing protein, giving the protein MSTLIVACKTISDELNMAIEETDCKYPVLWIESGLHLVPDSLKKRLQEELNHISNVDRVLMAFGFCGNSLLGITAPTYPIIFPRVDDCITLLLGSCQKRKEISDEMGTYFLTQGWLNFEKNIWVEYQETVNRMGKARADRIFKTMLQHYKRLGVIETGAYDLEDFLNTTKLIADDLNLVHETIPGSLHYMKKLLTGPWDEEFVTIHPGETVSLSHLKVQTYVNS